The proteins below are encoded in one region of Ochotona princeps isolate mOchPri1 chromosome 24, mOchPri1.hap1, whole genome shotgun sequence:
- the ATP2A1 gene encoding sarcoplasmic/endoplasmic reticulum calcium ATPase 1 isoform X1: protein MGKVYRADRKSVQRIKARDIVPGDIVEVAVGDKVPADIRILSIKSTTLRVDQSILTGESVSVIKHTEPVPDPRAVNQDKKNMLFSGTNIAAGKALGIVATTGVSTEIGKIRDQMAATEQDKTPLQQKLDEFGEQLSKVISLICVAVWLINIGHFNDPVHGGSWIRGAIYYFKIAVALAVAAIPEGLPAVITTCLALGTRRMAKKNAIVRSLPSVETLGCTSVICSDKTGTLTTNQMSVCKMFIIDKVDGDFCTLNEFSITGSTYAPEGEVLKNDRPIRAGQFDGLVELATICALCNDSSLDFNESKGVYEKVGEATETALTTLVEKMNVFNTDVRSLSKVERANACNSVIRQLMKKEFTLEFSRDRKSMSVYCSPAKSSRAAVGNKMFVKGAPEGVIDRCNYVRVGTTRVPMTGPVKEKIMAVIKEWGTGRDTLRCLALATRDTPPKREEMVLDDSAKFMEYETDLTFVGVVGMLDPPRKEVMGSIQLCRDAGIRVIMITGDNKGTAIAICRRIGIFGENEEVTDRAYTGREFDDLPLAEQREACRRACCFARVEPAHKSKIVEYLQSYDEITAMTGDGVNDAPALKKAEIGIAMGSGTAVAKTASEMVLADDNFSTIVAAVEEGRAIYNNMKQFIRYLISSNVGEVVCIFLTAALGLPEALIPVQLLWVNLVTDGLPATALGFNPPDLDIMDRPPRSPKEPLISGWLFFRYMAIGGYVGAATVGAAAWWFLYAEDGPRVTYQQLTHFMQCTEDHPHFEGLDCEIFEAPEPMTMALSVLVTIEMCNALNSLSENQSLLRMPPWVNIWLLGSICLSMSLHFLILYVDPLPMIFKLKALDLTQWLMVLKISLPVIGLDEILKFIARNYLEDPEDERRK from the exons ATGGGCAAGGTCTACCGCGCTGACCGCAAGTCAGTGCAAAGGATCAAGGCCCGGGACATCGTCCCTGGGGACATTGTGGAGGTGGCCG TGGGGGACAAAGTCCCTGCCGACATCCGCATCCTCTCCATCAAATCCACCACGCTCCGTGTGGACCAGTCCATCCTGACAG GCGAGTCCGTGTCCGTCATCAAGCACACAGAGCCAGTCCCTGATCCCCGAGCTGTCAACCAGGACAAGAAGAACATGCTTTTCTCG GGTACCAACATTGCAGCCGGCAAGGCCCTGGGCATAGTTGCCACCACCGGCGTGAGCACTGAGATTGGGAAAATCCGTgaccaaatggctgccacagaaCAGGACAAGACCCCCCTGCAGCAGAAGTTAGATGAATTTGGGGAGCAGCTGTCCAAGGTCATCTCCCTCATCTGTGTGGCCGTGTGGCTCATCAACATCGGCCACTTCAACGATCCCGTCCATGGGGGCTCCTGGATTCGCGGTGCCATCTACTACTTTAAGATTGCCGTGGCCCTGGCTGTGGCCGCCATCCCTGAAG GTCTCCCCGCCGTCATCaccacctgcctggccctgggcacCCGGCGCATGGCAAAGAAGAATGCCATTGTGAGGAGCTTGCCCTCTGTGGAGACCCTGGGCTGCACATCTGTCATCTGTTCTGACAAAACAGGCACCCTCACCACCAACCAGATGTCCGTCTGCAAG ATGTTCATCATCGACAAGGTGGATGGGGACTTCTGCACGCTGAATGAATTCTCCATCACCGGCTCCACCTATGCACCAGAGGGCGAGGT CTTGAAGAATGACAGACCCATCCGGGCGGGGCAGTTTGATGGGCTGGTGGAGCTGGCCACCATCTGTGCTCTCTGCAATGACTCCTCCTTGGACTTCAATGAG TCCAAAGGTGTCTATGAGAAGGTGGGCGAGGCCACGGAGACGGCACTTACCACGCTGGTGGAGAAGATGAACGTGTTCAACACGGACGTGAGGAGCCTCTCAAAGGTGGAGCGGGCCAATGCCTGCAACTCG gtgatcCGCCAGCTGATGAAGAAGGAGTTCACCCTGGAATTCTCCCGAGACAGAAAATCCATGTCCGTCTACTGTTCCCCAGCTAAGTCTTCCCGAGCTGCTGTGGGCAACAAGATGTTTGTCAAG GGTGCCCCTGAAGGAGTCATCGATCGCTGCAACTACGTGAGAGTAGGCACCACCCGGGTGCCCATGACTGGGCCGGTGAAAGAGAAGATCATGGCTGTGATCAAGGAGTGGGGCACTGGCCGCGACACCCTGCGCTGCTTGGCCCTGGCCACCCGAGACACCCCACCCAAGCGAGAGGAGATGGTGCTGGATGACTCTGCCAAGTTCATGGAGTACGAG ACGGACCTGACGTTTGTGGGTGTCGTGGGCATGCTGGACCCACCCCGCAAGGAGGTCATGGGCTCCATCCAGCTGTGTCGTGATGCCGGAATCCGTGTGATCATGATCACTGGCGACAATAAGGGCACGGCCATCGCCATCTGCCGGCGCATTGGCATCTTCGGGGAGAATGAGGAGGTGACCGACCGTGCCTACACAGGCCGTGAATTCGATGACCTGCCCCTGGCCGAGCAGCGGGAAGCTTGCCGCCGTGCCTGCTGCTTCGCCCGTGTGGAGCCTGCCCACAAATCCAAGATTGTGGAATACCTGCAGTCCTATGATGAGATCACGGCCATG ACAGGAGATGGGGTCAACGACGCCCCAGCCCTGAAGAAGGCTGAGATTGGCATAGCCATGGGGTCTGGCACAGCTGTGGCCAAGACTGCCTCGGAGATGGTGCTGGCTGATGACAACTTCTCCACCATCGTGGCCGCCGTGGAGGAGGGCCGTGCCATCTACAACAACATGAAGCAGTTCATCCGCTATCTCATCTCCTCCAACGTGGGCGAGGTGGTCTG TATCTTCCTGACGGCCGCCTTGGGGCTGCCTGAGGCCCTGATCCCTGTGCAGCTGTTGTGGGTGAACCTGGTGACAGACGGGCTCCCAGCCACTGCCCTGGGCTTCAACCCACCGGACCTGGACATCATGGACCGGCCCCCCCGGAGTCCCAAGGAGCCCCTCATCAGCGGCTGGCTCTTCTTCCGCTACATGGCAATCGGGG GCTATGTGggtgcagccactgtgggagCAGCTGCCTGGTGGTTTCTGTATGCCGAAGACGGGCCGCGGGTCACCTACCAACAGCTG ACCCACTTCATGCAGTGCACCGAGGACCACCCTCACTTTGAGGGTTTGGACTGTGAGATCTTTGAGGCCCCGGAGCCCATGACCATGGCCCTGTCCGTGCTTGTGACCATTGAGATGTGCAATGCTCTCAACAG CTTATCAGAGAACCAGTCCTTGCTGCGGATGCCGCCCTGGGTGAACATCTGGCTGCTGGGCTCCATCTGCCTGTCCATGTCCCTCCACTTCCTCATCCTCTATGTCGACCCCCTGCCG ATGATCTTCAAGCTCAAGGCCCTGGACCTCACCCAGTGGCTCATGGTCCTCAAGATCTCACTTCCGGTCATTGGGCTGGACGAAATCCTCAAGTTCATTGCCCGGAACTACCTGGAGG ATCCGGAAGATGAAAGAAGGAAGTAA
- the ATP2A1 gene encoding sarcoplasmic/endoplasmic reticulum calcium ATPase 1 isoform X3, translating to MEAAHSKSTEECLAYFGVSETTGLTPDQVKRHLEKYGPNELPAEEGKSLWELVIEQFEDLLVRILLLAACISFVLAWFEEGEETITAFVEPFVILLILIANAIVGVWQERNAENAIEALKEYEPEMGKVYRADRKSVQRIKARDIVPGDIVEVAVGDKVPADIRILSIKSTTLRVDQSILTGESVSVIKHTEPVPDPRAVNQDKKNMLFSGTNIAAGKALGIVATTGVSTEIGKIRDQMAATEQDKTPLQQKLDEFGEQLSKVISLICVAVWLINIGHFNDPVHGGSWIRGAIYYFKIAVALAVAAIPEGLPAVITTCLALGTRRMAKKNAIVRSLPSVETLGCTSVICSDKTGTLTTNQMSVCKMFIIDKVDGDFCTLNEFSITGSTYAPEGEVLKNDRPIRAGQFDGLVELATICALCNDSSLDFNESKGVYEKVGEATETALTTLVEKMNVFNTDVRSLSKVERANACNSVIRQLMKKEFTLEFSRDRKSMSVYCSPAKSSRAAVGNKMFVKGAPEGVIDRCNYVRVGTTRVPMTGPVKEKIMAVIKEWGTGRDTLRCLALATRDTPPKREEMVLDDSAKFMEYETDLTFVGVVGMLDPPRKEVMGSIQLCRDAGIRVIMITGDNKGTAIAICRRIGIFGENEEVTDRAYTGREFDDLPLAEQREACRRACCFARVEPAHKSKIVEYLQSYDEITAMTGDGVNDAPALKKAEIGIAMGSGTAVAKTASEMVLADDNFSTIVAAVEEGRAIYNNMKQFIRYLISSNVGEVVCIFLTAALGLPEALIPVQLLWVNLVTDGLPATALGFNPPDLDIMDRPPRSPKEPLISGWLFFRYMAIGGYVGAATVGAAAWWFLYAEDGPRVTYQQLTHFMQCTEDHPHFEGLDCEIFEAPEPMTMALSVLVTIEMCNALNSLSENQSLLRMPPWVNIWLLGSICLSMSLHFLILYVDPLPMIFKLKALDLTQWLMVLKISLPVIGLDEILKFIARNYLEDPEDERRK from the exons ATGGAGGCCGCACACTCCAAGAGCACAGAGGAATGTCTGGCCTATTTTGGGGTGAGCGAGACCACCGGCCTCACCCCGGACCAAGTGAAGCGACATCTAGAGAAATATGGCCCCAATG AGCTTCCTGCTGAGGAAG GGAAATCCCTATGGGAGTTGGTGATTGAGCAGTTTGAAGATCTCCTGGTGCGGATCCTCCTCCTGGCGGCCTGCATTTCCTTT GTGCTGGCCTGGTTTGAGGAAGGTGAGGAGACCATCACCGCCTTTGTGGAGCCCTTTGTCATCCTCCTGATCCTCATCGCCAATGCCATCGTGGGGGTCTGGCAG GAGCGGAACGCAGAGAACGCCATCGAGGCCTTGAAGGAGTATGAGCCCGAGATGGGCAAGGTCTACCGCGCTGACCGCAAGTCAGTGCAAAGGATCAAGGCCCGGGACATCGTCCCTGGGGACATTGTGGAGGTGGCCG TGGGGGACAAAGTCCCTGCCGACATCCGCATCCTCTCCATCAAATCCACCACGCTCCGTGTGGACCAGTCCATCCTGACAG GCGAGTCCGTGTCCGTCATCAAGCACACAGAGCCAGTCCCTGATCCCCGAGCTGTCAACCAGGACAAGAAGAACATGCTTTTCTCG GGTACCAACATTGCAGCCGGCAAGGCCCTGGGCATAGTTGCCACCACCGGCGTGAGCACTGAGATTGGGAAAATCCGTgaccaaatggctgccacagaaCAGGACAAGACCCCCCTGCAGCAGAAGTTAGATGAATTTGGGGAGCAGCTGTCCAAGGTCATCTCCCTCATCTGTGTGGCCGTGTGGCTCATCAACATCGGCCACTTCAACGATCCCGTCCATGGGGGCTCCTGGATTCGCGGTGCCATCTACTACTTTAAGATTGCCGTGGCCCTGGCTGTGGCCGCCATCCCTGAAG GTCTCCCCGCCGTCATCaccacctgcctggccctgggcacCCGGCGCATGGCAAAGAAGAATGCCATTGTGAGGAGCTTGCCCTCTGTGGAGACCCTGGGCTGCACATCTGTCATCTGTTCTGACAAAACAGGCACCCTCACCACCAACCAGATGTCCGTCTGCAAG ATGTTCATCATCGACAAGGTGGATGGGGACTTCTGCACGCTGAATGAATTCTCCATCACCGGCTCCACCTATGCACCAGAGGGCGAGGT CTTGAAGAATGACAGACCCATCCGGGCGGGGCAGTTTGATGGGCTGGTGGAGCTGGCCACCATCTGTGCTCTCTGCAATGACTCCTCCTTGGACTTCAATGAG TCCAAAGGTGTCTATGAGAAGGTGGGCGAGGCCACGGAGACGGCACTTACCACGCTGGTGGAGAAGATGAACGTGTTCAACACGGACGTGAGGAGCCTCTCAAAGGTGGAGCGGGCCAATGCCTGCAACTCG gtgatcCGCCAGCTGATGAAGAAGGAGTTCACCCTGGAATTCTCCCGAGACAGAAAATCCATGTCCGTCTACTGTTCCCCAGCTAAGTCTTCCCGAGCTGCTGTGGGCAACAAGATGTTTGTCAAG GGTGCCCCTGAAGGAGTCATCGATCGCTGCAACTACGTGAGAGTAGGCACCACCCGGGTGCCCATGACTGGGCCGGTGAAAGAGAAGATCATGGCTGTGATCAAGGAGTGGGGCACTGGCCGCGACACCCTGCGCTGCTTGGCCCTGGCCACCCGAGACACCCCACCCAAGCGAGAGGAGATGGTGCTGGATGACTCTGCCAAGTTCATGGAGTACGAG ACGGACCTGACGTTTGTGGGTGTCGTGGGCATGCTGGACCCACCCCGCAAGGAGGTCATGGGCTCCATCCAGCTGTGTCGTGATGCCGGAATCCGTGTGATCATGATCACTGGCGACAATAAGGGCACGGCCATCGCCATCTGCCGGCGCATTGGCATCTTCGGGGAGAATGAGGAGGTGACCGACCGTGCCTACACAGGCCGTGAATTCGATGACCTGCCCCTGGCCGAGCAGCGGGAAGCTTGCCGCCGTGCCTGCTGCTTCGCCCGTGTGGAGCCTGCCCACAAATCCAAGATTGTGGAATACCTGCAGTCCTATGATGAGATCACGGCCATG ACAGGAGATGGGGTCAACGACGCCCCAGCCCTGAAGAAGGCTGAGATTGGCATAGCCATGGGGTCTGGCACAGCTGTGGCCAAGACTGCCTCGGAGATGGTGCTGGCTGATGACAACTTCTCCACCATCGTGGCCGCCGTGGAGGAGGGCCGTGCCATCTACAACAACATGAAGCAGTTCATCCGCTATCTCATCTCCTCCAACGTGGGCGAGGTGGTCTG TATCTTCCTGACGGCCGCCTTGGGGCTGCCTGAGGCCCTGATCCCTGTGCAGCTGTTGTGGGTGAACCTGGTGACAGACGGGCTCCCAGCCACTGCCCTGGGCTTCAACCCACCGGACCTGGACATCATGGACCGGCCCCCCCGGAGTCCCAAGGAGCCCCTCATCAGCGGCTGGCTCTTCTTCCGCTACATGGCAATCGGGG GCTATGTGggtgcagccactgtgggagCAGCTGCCTGGTGGTTTCTGTATGCCGAAGACGGGCCGCGGGTCACCTACCAACAGCTG ACCCACTTCATGCAGTGCACCGAGGACCACCCTCACTTTGAGGGTTTGGACTGTGAGATCTTTGAGGCCCCGGAGCCCATGACCATGGCCCTGTCCGTGCTTGTGACCATTGAGATGTGCAATGCTCTCAACAG CTTATCAGAGAACCAGTCCTTGCTGCGGATGCCGCCCTGGGTGAACATCTGGCTGCTGGGCTCCATCTGCCTGTCCATGTCCCTCCACTTCCTCATCCTCTATGTCGACCCCCTGCCG ATGATCTTCAAGCTCAAGGCCCTGGACCTCACCCAGTGGCTCATGGTCCTCAAGATCTCACTTCCGGTCATTGGGCTGGACGAAATCCTCAAGTTCATTGCCCGGAACTACCTGGAGG ATCCGGAAGATGAAAGAAGGAAGTAA
- the ATP2A1 gene encoding sarcoplasmic/endoplasmic reticulum calcium ATPase 1 isoform X2 yields MGKVYRADRKSVQRIKARDIVPGDIVEVAVGDKVPADIRILSIKSTTLRVDQSILTGESVSVIKHTEPVPDPRAVNQDKKNMLFSGTNIAAGKALGIVATTGVSTEIGKIRDQMAATEQDKTPLQQKLDEFGEQLSKVISLICVAVWLINIGHFNDPVHGGSWIRGAIYYFKIAVALAVAAIPEGLPAVITTCLALGTRRMAKKNAIVRSLPSVETLGCTSVICSDKTGTLTTNQMSVCKMFIIDKVDGDFCTLNEFSITGSTYAPEGEVLKNDRPIRAGQFDGLVELATICALCNDSSLDFNESKGVYEKVGEATETALTTLVEKMNVFNTDVRSLSKVERANACNSVIRQLMKKEFTLEFSRDRKSMSVYCSPAKSSRAAVGNKMFVKGAPEGVIDRCNYVRVGTTRVPMTGPVKEKIMAVIKEWGTGRDTLRCLALATRDTPPKREEMVLDDSAKFMEYETDLTFVGVVGMLDPPRKEVMGSIQLCRDAGIRVIMITGDNKGTAIAICRRIGIFGENEEVTDRAYTGREFDDLPLAEQREACRRACCFARVEPAHKSKIVEYLQSYDEITAMTGDGVNDAPALKKAEIGIAMGSGTAVAKTASEMVLADDNFSTIVAAVEEGRAIYNNMKQFIRYLISSNVGEVVCIFLTAALGLPEALIPVQLLWVNLVTDGLPATALGFNPPDLDIMDRPPRSPKEPLISGWLFFRYMAIGGYVGAATVGAAAWWFLYAEDGPRVTYQQLTHFMQCTEDHPHFEGLDCEIFEAPEPMTMALSVLVTIEMCNALNSLSENQSLLRMPPWVNIWLLGSICLSMSLHFLILYVDPLPMIFKLKALDLTQWLMVLKISLPVIGLDEILKFIARNYLEG; encoded by the exons ATGGGCAAGGTCTACCGCGCTGACCGCAAGTCAGTGCAAAGGATCAAGGCCCGGGACATCGTCCCTGGGGACATTGTGGAGGTGGCCG TGGGGGACAAAGTCCCTGCCGACATCCGCATCCTCTCCATCAAATCCACCACGCTCCGTGTGGACCAGTCCATCCTGACAG GCGAGTCCGTGTCCGTCATCAAGCACACAGAGCCAGTCCCTGATCCCCGAGCTGTCAACCAGGACAAGAAGAACATGCTTTTCTCG GGTACCAACATTGCAGCCGGCAAGGCCCTGGGCATAGTTGCCACCACCGGCGTGAGCACTGAGATTGGGAAAATCCGTgaccaaatggctgccacagaaCAGGACAAGACCCCCCTGCAGCAGAAGTTAGATGAATTTGGGGAGCAGCTGTCCAAGGTCATCTCCCTCATCTGTGTGGCCGTGTGGCTCATCAACATCGGCCACTTCAACGATCCCGTCCATGGGGGCTCCTGGATTCGCGGTGCCATCTACTACTTTAAGATTGCCGTGGCCCTGGCTGTGGCCGCCATCCCTGAAG GTCTCCCCGCCGTCATCaccacctgcctggccctgggcacCCGGCGCATGGCAAAGAAGAATGCCATTGTGAGGAGCTTGCCCTCTGTGGAGACCCTGGGCTGCACATCTGTCATCTGTTCTGACAAAACAGGCACCCTCACCACCAACCAGATGTCCGTCTGCAAG ATGTTCATCATCGACAAGGTGGATGGGGACTTCTGCACGCTGAATGAATTCTCCATCACCGGCTCCACCTATGCACCAGAGGGCGAGGT CTTGAAGAATGACAGACCCATCCGGGCGGGGCAGTTTGATGGGCTGGTGGAGCTGGCCACCATCTGTGCTCTCTGCAATGACTCCTCCTTGGACTTCAATGAG TCCAAAGGTGTCTATGAGAAGGTGGGCGAGGCCACGGAGACGGCACTTACCACGCTGGTGGAGAAGATGAACGTGTTCAACACGGACGTGAGGAGCCTCTCAAAGGTGGAGCGGGCCAATGCCTGCAACTCG gtgatcCGCCAGCTGATGAAGAAGGAGTTCACCCTGGAATTCTCCCGAGACAGAAAATCCATGTCCGTCTACTGTTCCCCAGCTAAGTCTTCCCGAGCTGCTGTGGGCAACAAGATGTTTGTCAAG GGTGCCCCTGAAGGAGTCATCGATCGCTGCAACTACGTGAGAGTAGGCACCACCCGGGTGCCCATGACTGGGCCGGTGAAAGAGAAGATCATGGCTGTGATCAAGGAGTGGGGCACTGGCCGCGACACCCTGCGCTGCTTGGCCCTGGCCACCCGAGACACCCCACCCAAGCGAGAGGAGATGGTGCTGGATGACTCTGCCAAGTTCATGGAGTACGAG ACGGACCTGACGTTTGTGGGTGTCGTGGGCATGCTGGACCCACCCCGCAAGGAGGTCATGGGCTCCATCCAGCTGTGTCGTGATGCCGGAATCCGTGTGATCATGATCACTGGCGACAATAAGGGCACGGCCATCGCCATCTGCCGGCGCATTGGCATCTTCGGGGAGAATGAGGAGGTGACCGACCGTGCCTACACAGGCCGTGAATTCGATGACCTGCCCCTGGCCGAGCAGCGGGAAGCTTGCCGCCGTGCCTGCTGCTTCGCCCGTGTGGAGCCTGCCCACAAATCCAAGATTGTGGAATACCTGCAGTCCTATGATGAGATCACGGCCATG ACAGGAGATGGGGTCAACGACGCCCCAGCCCTGAAGAAGGCTGAGATTGGCATAGCCATGGGGTCTGGCACAGCTGTGGCCAAGACTGCCTCGGAGATGGTGCTGGCTGATGACAACTTCTCCACCATCGTGGCCGCCGTGGAGGAGGGCCGTGCCATCTACAACAACATGAAGCAGTTCATCCGCTATCTCATCTCCTCCAACGTGGGCGAGGTGGTCTG TATCTTCCTGACGGCCGCCTTGGGGCTGCCTGAGGCCCTGATCCCTGTGCAGCTGTTGTGGGTGAACCTGGTGACAGACGGGCTCCCAGCCACTGCCCTGGGCTTCAACCCACCGGACCTGGACATCATGGACCGGCCCCCCCGGAGTCCCAAGGAGCCCCTCATCAGCGGCTGGCTCTTCTTCCGCTACATGGCAATCGGGG GCTATGTGggtgcagccactgtgggagCAGCTGCCTGGTGGTTTCTGTATGCCGAAGACGGGCCGCGGGTCACCTACCAACAGCTG ACCCACTTCATGCAGTGCACCGAGGACCACCCTCACTTTGAGGGTTTGGACTGTGAGATCTTTGAGGCCCCGGAGCCCATGACCATGGCCCTGTCCGTGCTTGTGACCATTGAGATGTGCAATGCTCTCAACAG CTTATCAGAGAACCAGTCCTTGCTGCGGATGCCGCCCTGGGTGAACATCTGGCTGCTGGGCTCCATCTGCCTGTCCATGTCCCTCCACTTCCTCATCCTCTATGTCGACCCCCTGCCG ATGATCTTCAAGCTCAAGGCCCTGGACCTCACCCAGTGGCTCATGGTCCTCAAGATCTCACTTCCGGTCATTGGGCTGGACGAAATCCTCAAGTTCATTGCCCGGAACTACCTGGAGG GATAA